The following coding sequences lie in one Paenibacillus durus ATCC 35681 genomic window:
- a CDS encoding aldo/keto reductase: MITIKYIPVQGLDKSCSQLVIGTADFSRKRLDAAFEMLDAYILHGGNAIDTANVYGDGESELVIGQWLKSRQLRQNVVIIDKGGHYHVNANQAIVNRLTRQDVAEDLGRSLERLQTDYIDIYLLHRDDPSVPVDEIMDFLQEHMDSGLIKAVGASNWSVQRIEEANRYADKKGYKRLAVNSPSLSLAAINEPRWPGTVYVDQAYHEWHKQTQLPLFAWSSQAGGFFSGRYSPGVRVSEDMVRVYYSDDNWERLGRASSLAAHKGKGITANHIALAYVLNQPYPVCAVIGPECVDELISSFAALDIRMTEVERLWLNLDQW, encoded by the coding sequence GTGATCACAATAAAATATATACCCGTTCAAGGTCTTGACAAGTCCTGTTCGCAATTGGTCATAGGGACAGCCGATTTTTCCCGAAAGCGTCTGGATGCTGCATTTGAAATGCTTGATGCCTATATCCTGCACGGCGGAAACGCCATCGATACGGCGAATGTTTACGGGGATGGCGAAAGCGAGCTGGTAATCGGGCAGTGGCTAAAATCGAGACAGCTTCGGCAAAATGTCGTAATCATCGACAAGGGCGGCCACTATCATGTGAATGCCAATCAAGCCATTGTAAACAGGCTGACTCGCCAAGATGTTGCGGAGGATCTGGGGCGCAGTTTAGAGAGACTTCAGACGGATTATATTGATATTTACTTGCTTCACCGCGATGACCCTTCGGTTCCGGTGGACGAAATTATGGATTTTCTTCAGGAACACATGGACTCCGGTCTGATTAAAGCGGTTGGAGCCTCCAATTGGTCGGTTCAAAGAATTGAAGAGGCGAATCGGTATGCGGACAAAAAGGGCTATAAACGTCTGGCGGTCAATAGTCCCTCATTAAGCCTGGCCGCAATCAATGAGCCGCGCTGGCCTGGAACGGTGTATGTAGATCAAGCTTATCATGAATGGCATAAGCAAACCCAGCTTCCACTATTCGCGTGGTCGTCTCAAGCCGGCGGTTTCTTCTCGGGGCGCTACTCCCCCGGCGTGCGCGTGAGCGAGGACATGGTCCGGGTCTACTACAGCGACGACAACTGGGAACGGTTAGGCCGTGCGAGCAGCTTGGCCGCGCACAAGGGAAAGGGGATTACAGCAAATCATATTGCGTTAGCTTATGTGTTAAACCAGCCCTATCCTGTATGTGCGGTCATTGGGCCTGAGTGCGTCGATGAATTAATCTCCAGCTTCGCAGCGCTGGATATACGTATGACTGAAGTAGAACGGCTATGGCTTAATCTGGATCAATGGTAG
- a CDS encoding glycosyltransferase, whose amino-acid sequence MDKISIVTPCYNAEKYIMETVQSVITQSAVESGRVELEYIICDGGSTDRTIELISSVNSGFITIISEPDAGMYHALSKGFQLATGDICAYINAGDYYSRHAFDVVLDLFETKPVKWLTGLNVSYNDRSQFVSSFLPFKYRKNLLCCGYYGMKLPFLQQESTFWSRELNEFIDYDFWPTFKYAGDYYLWRRFSEVAELKIVDAYLGGFRSHKGQLSENLEAYFAEMRSIGTKPGIKEFITLQFDRLIWMGDGKVKKRLNRDGLFRYNNQLQKWE is encoded by the coding sequence TTGGACAAAATATCTATTGTAACGCCTTGCTATAATGCGGAGAAATATATAATGGAGACCGTTCAATCGGTAATTACGCAGAGTGCCGTGGAATCGGGACGGGTTGAATTGGAATATATCATCTGTGACGGCGGTTCAACGGATCGTACGATTGAACTAATCAGTAGTGTAAACAGCGGGTTCATAACGATCATATCCGAGCCTGATGCGGGGATGTATCACGCTTTATCCAAGGGCTTCCAGCTCGCGACTGGAGACATTTGCGCTTATATAAATGCCGGGGATTATTACTCCAGGCACGCCTTCGATGTTGTTCTGGATCTGTTCGAAACGAAACCGGTAAAGTGGCTTACAGGACTGAATGTCAGCTACAATGACCGTTCACAGTTTGTTTCGTCCTTTCTGCCTTTTAAATACAGAAAAAACTTGCTTTGCTGCGGGTATTATGGCATGAAGCTCCCCTTTCTGCAGCAGGAATCTACGTTTTGGAGCAGAGAACTGAATGAGTTCATTGATTATGATTTTTGGCCGACGTTCAAGTATGCCGGAGATTATTATTTGTGGCGGCGATTCTCGGAGGTCGCCGAGCTGAAAATCGTCGATGCTTATTTGGGAGGTTTCCGGTCTCACAAGGGCCAGCTTTCCGAGAACCTTGAAGCGTATTTCGCCGAAATGCGTTCCATTGGGACCAAACCCGGAATAAAGGAATTTATTACCCTTCAATTTGACCGGTTGATCTGGATGGGAGACGGAAAGGTAAAGAAGCGCCTGAACCGGGACGGCCTGTTTCGGTATAATAATCAGCTGCAGAAGTGGGAATGA
- the kdpF gene encoding K(+)-transporting ATPase subunit F → MIWVLGVIVLFMFGYLTYVLLNPEKF, encoded by the coding sequence ATGATTTGGGTTCTGGGAGTGATTGTGCTTTTCATGTTCGGGTATTTAACTTACGTCTTGCTGAACCCGGAAAAATTTTAA
- the kdpA gene encoding potassium-transporting ATPase subunit KdpA: MAIVSIMVTLLLVLLLARPAGLYIAKVFDYDNTQLDRFFGPIEKVIFAIGGIRQENQSWKKYAAALLVSNTVMIALVYVIFRTQGYLPLNPAHVPNMEPRLAFNTAISFMTTTNLQHYSGESGMSYLSQMIAVVFMMFVAPSSGLAVCIAFIRGLAGKPFGNFFVDLIRSITRILLPIAFVMAFVFIALGVPQTLEPNAIAQTPSGTEQSIARGPIGSFLSIKQLGNNGGGFVGANSAHPFENPDAISNLLQILLMLLIPTAMPFAYSKVVGNAKQGRVLFVSMALLFIILLSASLVAEYAGNPALNALGINHSQGSMEGKEVRFGAAQSSLYSVVTTATETGAVNTMHDTLTPIAGLAAIANMMLNTVFGGAGAGLLHVLMYAIIGVFLSGLMVGRTPEFLGKKIEGKEMKLIAVTMLITPFLVLGPTALAVFSHADTISNPGFHGLTQAMYEFTSAAANNGSGFEGLGDNTAFWNISTGMVMYIGRFFPFITMLAVAGSLAAKKPVAETTGTFRTDTALFAVVFLAAVLIVGALTFFPGLVLGPIAEQLTLKP; encoded by the coding sequence ATAGCCATCGTTTCCATCATGGTTACCTTGCTGCTCGTTTTGCTGTTGGCACGTCCAGCAGGCTTATATATCGCCAAAGTGTTCGATTATGACAACACACAATTAGACCGATTTTTCGGACCTATTGAAAAAGTGATTTTTGCCATTGGGGGAATCAGGCAGGAAAATCAGTCGTGGAAAAAATACGCTGCCGCACTGCTCGTCAGCAACACCGTGATGATCGCTTTGGTCTACGTGATTTTTCGGACACAAGGTTATCTGCCGCTGAATCCGGCTCATGTACCCAATATGGAGCCAAGGCTTGCGTTTAATACAGCCATTAGTTTTATGACCACAACGAATCTGCAGCATTATAGCGGTGAAAGCGGCATGTCCTACTTGTCGCAAATGATCGCCGTCGTCTTTATGATGTTTGTGGCTCCGTCGTCCGGGCTGGCGGTATGCATCGCATTCATCCGTGGACTTGCCGGGAAACCGTTCGGGAACTTTTTTGTTGATTTGATCCGCTCGATTACACGCATTTTGCTGCCGATTGCTTTTGTGATGGCGTTTGTTTTTATCGCCCTTGGTGTGCCCCAGACGCTGGAACCGAACGCGATTGCCCAGACGCCATCTGGTACGGAGCAGTCCATAGCTCGGGGGCCGATCGGCTCATTTCTGTCGATTAAGCAGCTTGGCAATAACGGCGGCGGATTCGTAGGGGCGAACTCCGCGCACCCATTCGAGAATCCTGACGCCATTAGCAATTTACTGCAGATTTTGCTGATGCTGCTGATTCCGACCGCAATGCCCTTTGCTTACAGCAAGGTCGTCGGGAATGCCAAGCAGGGCCGCGTTTTGTTCGTATCTATGGCTTTACTCTTCATCATTCTGCTTAGCGCATCGCTAGTTGCAGAATATGCGGGCAACCCGGCTCTGAATGCTCTGGGCATCAACCACAGCCAGGGGAGCATGGAAGGTAAGGAAGTGCGGTTCGGTGCGGCGCAATCTTCCTTGTATTCCGTTGTAACTACCGCTACGGAGACGGGGGCCGTTAATACGATGCATGATACCCTGACTCCAATTGCCGGATTGGCTGCCATTGCCAATATGATGCTGAACACCGTGTTTGGCGGCGCTGGCGCGGGACTCTTGCATGTACTGATGTATGCCATCATTGGGGTGTTTTTATCGGGCTTGATGGTCGGACGGACACCGGAGTTCCTGGGCAAAAAAATAGAAGGCAAGGAAATGAAGCTCATTGCGGTGACGATGCTCATCACCCCTTTTCTTGTATTAGGGCCTACTGCCCTGGCTGTATTTAGCCATGCGGATACCATCTCCAATCCGGGATTCCACGGACTGACACAGGCCATGTATGAATTCACTTCAGCAGCGGCGAACAACGGCTCCGGGTTTGAAGGATTGGGAGACAATACTGCCTTTTGGAATATTTCTACAGGGATGGTCATGTATATCGGAAGATTCTTCCCGTTCATTACAATGCTGGCTGTTGCAGGGTCCTTGGCCGCTAAAAAACCGGTAGCGGAAACGACAGGGACCTTTCGAACGGATACGGCATTATTTGCGGTGGTGTTTCTCGCCGCTGTGCTTATCGTTGGAGCATTGACGTTTTTCCCGGGTCTTGTACTCGGTCCCATTGCAGAGCAATTAACCTTGAAGCCTTAA
- the kdpB gene encoding potassium-transporting ATPase subunit KdpB, whose amino-acid sequence MNQKKSALSREIMQNAIKESFLKLDPRVMIRNPIMFVVEAGFIITLILIVVPGAFGGGTPRWFNLVVSVILLFTVLFANFAEALAEGRGKAQADSLKRTKKEITANKITGNGVKTVSSTDLRKEDVVLVGQGETIPGDGEVIEGLASVDESAITGESAPVIKEAGGDFSSVTGGTRVISDQIKVRITSDPGESFLDRMISLVEGAKRQKTPNEIALTTVLTSLTLIFLIVVVTLPFFGAYLNIEIEVPVLVALLVCLIPTTIGGLLSAIGIAGMDRVTQFNVLAMSGKAVEAAGDINTIILDKTGTITYGNRMASEFLPVGTETVADVARWAAISSVKDETPEGRSVLELIKQQNLSYDAGLADGGEFVEFKAETRMSGIDLKDGRHVRKGAVDAIKKWVAGQGGAVPANLDKNSDSVASAGGTPLAVAVDNRIYGIIYLKDTVKPGMRERFEQMRQMGIKTIMCTGDNPLTAATIAREAGVDDFIAESKPEDKIAVIRREQDEGKLVAMTGDGTNDAPALAQADVGIAMNSGTVAAKEAANMVDLDSDPSKIIEVVAIGKQLLMTRGALTTFSIANDIAKYFAIIPAMFMIAIPEMDVLNVMKLGSPMSAIISALIFNAIIIPLLIPLSMKGVAYKPVSSARLLSRNLFVYGLGGVIVPFAGIKIIDLLVHLWV is encoded by the coding sequence ATGAATCAGAAAAAATCCGCTTTGAGCAGAGAAATTATGCAAAATGCGATTAAGGAATCCTTCTTGAAGCTTGATCCGAGAGTCATGATCCGCAATCCGATTATGTTCGTGGTTGAAGCGGGTTTTATCATCACCTTGATTTTGATCGTTGTGCCGGGTGCATTTGGAGGGGGTACACCTAGATGGTTTAATTTGGTGGTATCGGTCATCCTTCTGTTTACTGTGCTTTTTGCGAACTTTGCCGAGGCTCTTGCGGAAGGACGAGGCAAAGCGCAAGCCGATTCCTTGAAAAGAACGAAAAAAGAGATTACAGCCAATAAAATCACGGGAAATGGAGTCAAGACGGTTTCCTCTACAGATTTGCGCAAAGAGGATGTTGTCCTTGTTGGGCAAGGAGAAACGATCCCAGGTGACGGCGAAGTGATCGAGGGGCTGGCTTCAGTCGATGAATCCGCCATTACTGGCGAATCCGCGCCGGTTATCAAAGAAGCGGGCGGCGATTTCAGTTCGGTTACCGGCGGTACCCGTGTCATCAGCGATCAGATCAAGGTGCGTATAACAAGCGATCCCGGTGAATCGTTTCTTGACCGGATGATCTCTTTGGTTGAAGGAGCCAAAAGACAAAAGACGCCGAACGAAATCGCCCTAACGACGGTTCTCACCAGTTTGACGCTGATTTTTCTGATTGTGGTGGTCACGCTTCCGTTTTTTGGCGCTTATTTGAATATAGAAATCGAGGTTCCTGTACTTGTCGCTTTGCTGGTATGTCTCATTCCGACTACCATCGGCGGACTGCTGTCGGCGATCGGTATTGCCGGAATGGACCGGGTAACCCAATTTAATGTACTTGCCATGTCCGGTAAAGCTGTGGAAGCGGCGGGAGATATCAATACGATCATTTTGGATAAAACAGGCACGATAACGTACGGGAACCGGATGGCCAGCGAATTTCTTCCGGTTGGTACCGAGACTGTGGCTGATGTTGCGAGGTGGGCCGCTATTAGTTCTGTGAAGGACGAGACACCGGAAGGCCGGTCTGTTCTGGAACTGATTAAGCAGCAGAACCTTTCTTATGATGCGGGGCTTGCAGATGGAGGCGAGTTTGTGGAATTTAAAGCGGAAACCCGAATGAGCGGGATCGACTTGAAGGATGGCCGCCATGTACGCAAGGGTGCGGTTGATGCCATCAAAAAATGGGTAGCCGGGCAAGGGGGAGCCGTTCCGGCAAACCTCGATAAGAATAGTGACAGTGTGGCTTCCGCGGGCGGAACCCCCCTTGCCGTCGCAGTGGATAACCGCATCTATGGGATTATTTATTTAAAGGATACGGTTAAGCCTGGTATGCGTGAGCGTTTCGAGCAGATGCGTCAAATGGGCATCAAGACGATTATGTGTACGGGCGACAACCCGCTGACGGCTGCCACGATTGCGCGGGAAGCGGGTGTGGATGATTTTATCGCGGAAAGCAAACCGGAAGACAAGATCGCCGTTATCCGCCGGGAGCAGGATGAAGGAAAGCTGGTGGCCATGACCGGAGACGGGACGAACGATGCTCCGGCTCTGGCCCAGGCGGATGTAGGCATTGCCATGAACAGCGGCACGGTAGCAGCCAAGGAAGCGGCCAACATGGTGGATCTGGATTCCGACCCTTCCAAGATCATTGAAGTTGTGGCGATTGGCAAGCAATTGCTGATGACCAGAGGCGCGTTGACCACCTTCAGCATTGCCAACGATATTGCGAAATATTTCGCTATTATTCCCGCCATGTTTATGATAGCCATTCCGGAGATGGATGTGCTGAATGTCATGAAGCTGGGTTCCCCGATGTCGGCGATAATATCCGCGCTTATTTTTAACGCGATCATTATTCCGCTGCTGATCCCGCTGTCCATGAAAGGTGTGGCATACAAGCCGGTTAGTTCGGCGCGATTGTTAAGCCGCAATTTGTTTGTGTATGGTTTGGGTGGAGTAATTGTGCCTTTTGCCGGAATCAAAATCATTGACCTCTTGGTGCATTTGTGGGTATAA
- the kdpC gene encoding potassium-transporting ATPase subunit KdpC, which translates to MRLIAASLRTSLMLMVLCGLLYNWSVTGIAQLVWPKQAGGSLVFNDNGDVIGSELIGQSFTDLKFFQGRVSSIDYHAESSGSPNYAPSNPDLLNRVMLSVEDWRKNNPDVPVSQLPVDLITNSGSGLDPDISPKAAKVQIPRISKLTGITPQALESLVNEYSEGRKLSFLGEPVVNVLKLNIALEKLIAH; encoded by the coding sequence ATGAGGTTAATAGCTGCAAGTCTTCGTACAAGTTTAATGCTCATGGTATTATGCGGGCTTCTCTATAATTGGAGTGTGACCGGGATTGCGCAGCTTGTGTGGCCGAAGCAAGCCGGCGGCAGTCTGGTCTTTAATGACAATGGAGATGTGATTGGTTCAGAGTTGATCGGTCAATCTTTTACGGATTTAAAGTTTTTTCAGGGGCGTGTATCAAGCATTGATTATCATGCGGAAAGTTCAGGATCTCCCAATTATGCGCCTTCGAACCCCGATTTGTTGAATCGTGTAATGCTTTCGGTGGAGGATTGGCGGAAAAATAATCCAGATGTTCCTGTCAGTCAGCTTCCTGTTGACCTGATTACGAATTCGGGTTCCGGATTAGACCCTGATATCAGTCCTAAAGCGGCTAAAGTTCAAATTCCGCGAATCAGCAAGCTGACCGGGATTACTCCCCAAGCGCTGGAATCGCTTGTAAATGAATACTCCGAGGGAAGGAAGCTGAGTTTTCTGGGCGAACCGGTTGTGAACGTATTGAAGCTGAATATCGCTTTGGAAAAATTGATTGCCCATTAA
- a CDS encoding histidine kinase — MENFKRKSPEEILYSINQIHRGRLKVYIGPVSGSGKTYHMLREGQSLKQQGIDVVICAVSTMQRPETIEQVGDLERIPSIHWMKDGVEQKDLNMDALLKRNPEVVLVDELAHRNRKEAEYPTRLEDIKILLDQGISVITTINVYELEGVTELARKLTGIKVTETVPADTLELADEVRLIDVTPETLLERLSAGHMGNQHPGLFKRGNLGILRELALRQMAGDVNDSLEKYREEEGLLGPSGATERILVSVQYHWNGSIYVRRGQQIAKRLNGDLMIVSFVNPNKPLSKEAAAFKHSIIQLVKKVEGVFEEIPLVSRRALPRKLVNYAVEHNVTRIVMGHSKQSVWQEIWKGSVVNGLLKRIRNVDLFFVADRAEQDGERILPTRSNKQKDYGPYHRLTSQEVQKQIQKIKRGKFKVYIGAAPGVGKTYTMLREGNDLLKKGIDVVLGLLETHGREETKAQIGSLSIIPRSQIAYRGASLEEMDLEAILQRNPEVVLIDELAHTNVPGSKNKKRYEDVIEVLNAGISVISTMNVQHLESLNDAVEQITGIRVRETVPDHMLRLADEVQLIDVAPKSLQQRMKEGKIYAMDKVDQALNSFFKTGNLIALRELALRELADDVDERLESLDRKDSFRGPWRRKETIFVGVTTSCNAERLIRRGFRIAYRLKAAWYVMYVQKGTDVPENVSKRIETLKELTTRLGGTFELQYTEHDKQAASILLDKANEYASTQMIVGHSQKSFWDKLRKGSIVKMILRHARHMDVLIVADFDPNVRMIKS, encoded by the coding sequence TTGGAAAATTTTAAACGAAAATCGCCGGAAGAAATTTTATATTCGATTAATCAGATTCACCGCGGCAGGCTGAAGGTTTACATTGGACCGGTTAGCGGTTCGGGGAAAACGTACCACATGCTGCGGGAAGGGCAATCGCTAAAGCAGCAGGGAATAGATGTTGTCATTTGCGCGGTTTCGACGATGCAGCGGCCAGAGACCATTGAACAAGTCGGAGATTTGGAAAGAATACCAAGCATTCATTGGATGAAAGATGGCGTTGAACAGAAAGATTTGAATATGGATGCGTTATTGAAGCGCAACCCGGAGGTTGTTTTGGTCGATGAGCTGGCGCACCGGAACCGGAAGGAAGCGGAGTACCCGACAAGGCTTGAAGATATAAAAATTTTGCTCGATCAAGGCATCAGTGTCATCACGACCATTAATGTCTACGAACTGGAAGGGGTGACGGAGCTTGCCCGGAAACTGACCGGCATTAAAGTGACAGAGACGGTCCCCGCCGATACATTGGAGCTTGCTGATGAAGTGCGGCTGATCGATGTAACGCCTGAAACCCTTCTGGAGCGCTTGTCGGCTGGACATATGGGGAATCAGCATCCCGGGTTATTCAAGCGGGGGAATTTAGGTATCCTTCGTGAATTGGCGCTGCGCCAGATGGCCGGAGATGTGAATGATTCACTGGAAAAGTACCGGGAAGAAGAGGGCTTGCTTGGACCATCGGGAGCGACAGAACGGATTCTGGTGTCTGTGCAATACCATTGGAATGGTTCTATTTATGTGCGCAGAGGTCAGCAGATTGCCAAACGGCTAAACGGGGATTTGATGATTGTCTCGTTCGTCAACCCGAACAAGCCCTTATCCAAAGAAGCGGCAGCGTTTAAGCACTCCATCATCCAACTGGTTAAAAAAGTGGAAGGCGTGTTCGAAGAAATTCCTCTCGTTTCCCGCAGGGCCTTGCCTCGGAAATTGGTGAATTATGCCGTAGAGCATAATGTGACGAGAATCGTGATGGGGCATTCCAAACAAAGTGTCTGGCAGGAAATTTGGAAGGGCTCTGTTGTGAACGGGCTGCTCAAAAGAATCCGAAATGTGGATCTTTTTTTCGTTGCCGACCGGGCGGAACAAGATGGAGAACGAATTCTTCCAACAAGGAGCAACAAGCAAAAAGACTATGGTCCTTATCACAGACTAACCAGTCAAGAAGTACAAAAACAGATTCAGAAGATCAAAAGAGGCAAATTTAAAGTTTACATCGGCGCCGCGCCGGGAGTAGGCAAAACGTATACGATGCTGCGGGAAGGAAATGATTTGCTTAAAAAAGGAATTGATGTGGTCCTTGGTCTTCTGGAAACTCACGGCCGCGAAGAAACGAAGGCACAGATCGGGTCTTTATCTATAATCCCGCGCTCGCAAATAGCGTATCGTGGAGCTTCATTGGAAGAAATGGATCTTGAAGCCATCTTGCAGCGCAACCCGGAAGTCGTATTGATTGATGAGCTGGCTCATACCAATGTACCAGGCAGCAAAAATAAAAAGAGGTATGAGGATGTTATAGAAGTTCTGAACGCTGGCATCTCCGTCATTTCCACCATGAACGTCCAGCATTTGGAGAGCTTGAACGATGCAGTGGAGCAAATTACCGGAATCCGTGTCAGGGAAACGGTTCCTGACCACATGCTGCGGCTTGCGGATGAAGTGCAATTGATTGATGTTGCGCCAAAGTCGTTGCAGCAGCGCATGAAAGAAGGAAAAATATATGCAATGGACAAGGTCGATCAAGCGCTCAATTCTTTTTTTAAGACTGGCAATCTGATCGCCCTTCGGGAACTGGCGTTAAGAGAACTTGCGGATGATGTAGATGAACGGCTGGAGTCCCTGGACAGAAAGGATTCATTTAGGGGACCCTGGCGCAGGAAGGAAACGATATTTGTCGGTGTAACCACAAGCTGCAATGCGGAAAGGCTGATCCGCAGAGGGTTTCGCATCGCCTATCGGCTAAAGGCCGCCTGGTATGTGATGTATGTCCAGAAAGGGACGGATGTGCCGGAAAATGTGAGCAAAAGAATCGAAACGCTGAAGGAACTGACAACCCGTTTGGGAGGAACGTTTGAGCTGCAATATACAGAACACGACAAGCAGGCAGCTTCTATTTTACTGGATAAAGCCAATGAATATGCCAGCACTCAAATGATTGTCGGACACTCCCAAAAGAGCTTTTGGGATAAATTGCGGAAAGGTTCCATTGTGAAAATGATCCTTCGCCATGCGAGACACATGGATGTATTGATTGTTGCTGATTTTGATCCGAATGTTCGAATGATAAAAAGTTGA
- a CDS encoding GNAT family N-acetyltransferase, with protein MHVGTQIIETARLTLRPFVLQDAGSMHKNWISDREVQWNYGEPAYEDLGSVIELLEKWIASYVRSEFYRWAIILIDNEECIGQIAFCSVDEQHHFADIEYCIGRSYQNQGYASEALAAVIRFTFKQTGLNRLQAFHRGRNMPSAKVLQKAQMRYEGTLRQSYYYSDTDEYDDRVYYGITKKSGYISRPPFLSD; from the coding sequence TTGCATGTTGGAACTCAAATCATTGAAACCGCCAGGCTTACGTTAAGGCCGTTTGTTTTGCAGGATGCCGGGAGCATGCATAAGAACTGGATTAGCGATCGGGAAGTTCAGTGGAACTACGGCGAACCTGCTTATGAAGATCTTGGCTCGGTTATAGAATTGCTGGAGAAATGGATTGCATCTTACGTTCGAAGCGAATTTTACAGGTGGGCGATTATCCTTATAGACAATGAGGAGTGCATTGGACAAATTGCCTTTTGCAGCGTTGATGAACAGCATCATTTTGCGGATATTGAGTATTGCATCGGGAGGTCATACCAGAACCAAGGATACGCCAGTGAGGCGTTGGCAGCGGTAATCCGATTTACATTTAAGCAAACCGGGTTAAACCGGCTTCAAGCTTTTCATCGCGGCAGAAATATGCCTTCGGCAAAGGTTTTGCAAAAAGCCCAAATGAGGTATGAAGGAACTTTAAGGCAGAGCTACTACTATAGCGATACGGATGAATACGATGACCGAGTGTATTATGGTATTACAAAAAAATCTGGTTATATAAGCCGACCCCCTTTTCTGTCAGATTAA